CCCCGTCCGCACGGCTCAGGCTCACGGCCGCCCTCTCGGTCCCTGCGGGAGGCGACGCAAGGTACCAGATGCCGACGTAGAACGGCACGTGGTCGTACACGATGCCTGGGTTCATGCTGGCCCCGGCGTACGTCGCGGCGAGCGTGACGTTCGTTCCGAAGGCGGCGCAGGCGATCGTGACCAGGCTGGGCGTCCCGTTCGGGCGGAAGCTCCAGTCCATGGCGCCTCCGACCGTCAGGTTCAACGCGGCATCGCTCGACCCAATCGCGGTGATGCCGCTGATCAAGGGAACGTGGCCCCCGACGGCCGCCCACGCCCGGCCGGCCAGCGGGCCCGCGGTCGCCAAGGAGATGGCCGCCGCGAGCAGGAGGACGACCACGTCCCTCCGAGTCCGGTGCTCCCGTTCCGCGAGCGTTCCCTCCACCTCGCGAGGACTACCGCGCTTCGAGCATTCAAGGGTTTCGGGCGGCGGGGATGCACGCGGAGGGCCTGGGAGATCGCTTCCCTCGACCGGAAGGCGCCTTAGCTTGGGAAGGCCTGCGGGCGCCCACGCGTCTCCGGGGGATTCCCCTCCGCGAGTCTGCCGTCCAGGAAGCGATCCCATGTGCCGGAGCATCAAGCCCCTGTTCAACGTCGATCCGCCTGCGACCGACGAGGAGATCCGTCAGGCGTCGCTCCAGTTCGTCCGGAAGATCTCGGGCTTTCCGCGGCCCTCCCGGGCCAACGCGGCGGCGTTCGACCGCGCGGTCGACGAGGTCGCGAGGGGCGCCCAGCACCTCCTGGACCGTCTGGTGACCGACGCGAAGCCGCGGGTCCGGAGGGCTGAGTTCAAGTAGCGCCGACCCCTGGATGGCCCTGGACATGGCCGCCGAGGGGACGATGACGGGCAAGACGTGCGTCCTCACCGGCGCCACCTCCGGCATCGGGGCGGCCGCTGCGTACGCCCTCGCGCAACGGGGAGCGCGTGTGGTCGTGGCGGGCCGCGACCCGGACCGAACCGCCTCCACGGTCGAGTCCATTCGGCGCACGACCGGCAACGTAGCCGTGGAGTCCGTCGTCGCGGACCTCTCATCCCTCGCCCAGGTCCGGCGTCTCGCGGGCGACCTGAAGGACCGCTATCCGAGGATCGACGTCCTCGCGAACAATGCGGGCGGGTACTTCGCGAGGCGCCACACGACCTCGGAGGGCCGCGAGATCACGTTCGCCCTGAACGTCCTCGCGCCGTTCCTCCTGACGAACCTGCTCCTTGACCGGCTCGTGGCCTCCGCGCCCGCCCGGGTGATCAACACGTCCTCCGAGTCCCATGAGGGCGCCCATCTGGACCTCGAGGACCTCCAGGGACGGCGGAGGTACCGCGGCTTGCGGGCGTACGGGCGGTCCAAGCTCGCCCTCCAGCTTCTCACGTACGAGGCCGCGCGCCGCGTCCCGAGCGACCGGGTCACCGTGAACGCATACCATCCCGGGTTCGTGGCCTCGCACTTTGGCTGGAACAACGGACGCCTCTACCGGGGCGGGATCCGGTTCGTGAGCCGCGCGTTCGGCGTGAGCTCCGAGGAGGGCGCGGACACCCTGGTGTACCTGGCCACCGCCCCGGAGGTGGCGGGGACGACGGGACGTTACTTCTATCGGAGGAAGGAGATCCGCTCCTCCGAGTCGTCCTACGACTCCGGACTGGCGCAACGCCTGTGGGACGTGTGCGCACGCGAAACGGGCCTGGTGGCCTGAGTCGTCGCGGCCGGGGGGAAAGCGGCGTCACGACGCGCGGAAGTGCGATTCAGGGACGCCGAACTCGGAGACGCGCACATGGCGTATTGCGCCGCAGCGAGACGTCTCATTCTTTTCCTCTTCCGAGGAGACGCTAGCTGTGGGCCCGACGGTGTTTCGGCTGG
The Thermoplasmata archaeon DNA segment above includes these coding regions:
- a CDS encoding DUF2277 domain-containing protein; protein product: MCRSIKPLFNVDPPATDEEIRQASLQFVRKISGFPRPSRANAAAFDRAVDEVARGAQHLLDRLVTDAKPRVRRAEFK
- a CDS encoding SDR family NAD(P)-dependent oxidoreductase, whose protein sequence is MAAEGTMTGKTCVLTGATSGIGAAAAYALAQRGARVVVAGRDPDRTASTVESIRRTTGNVAVESVVADLSSLAQVRRLAGDLKDRYPRIDVLANNAGGYFARRHTTSEGREITFALNVLAPFLLTNLLLDRLVASAPARVINTSSESHEGAHLDLEDLQGRRRYRGLRAYGRSKLALQLLTYEAARRVPSDRVTVNAYHPGFVASHFGWNNGRLYRGGIRFVSRAFGVSSEEGADTLVYLATAPEVAGTTGRYFYRRKEIRSSESSYDSGLAQRLWDVCARETGLVA